The genomic window ATCGGTGGTTGTGGTCATGCGGCGAGTCTGCACCCACCCACTGACAATCGGCGCCGCCCGAAGTGCGGCGGCCGAAGTTGTCCACAGGCTGGGGACCTCGGCGGCACATTGTCGTGCGGGCGGGGCAGTATGGGGCCATGACTGAGAGCAACGGGTCCACCCCGCAGGAGCAGAGCGGGTCCATGCCCGACTGGGAGAAGAGGTTCCGGGCGCCGAGGGTGTCCCTGCCGGACTGGGCGGAGGACGCGCCGCACCGCTCGCTGTTCGTCTCCAACGCCACGGGCACGTACGAGCTGTACGCATGGGACCGCGAGACCGGCGAGCAGCGTCAGGTCACGGACCGGGCCAATGGCACGACGGACGGTGTGCTCTCGCCCGACGGCGAGTGGATCTGGTGGTTCGACGACAAGGACGGCGACGAGTTCGGCGTCTGGCGCCGCCAGCCGTTCCACGGCGGCCCGGACGAGGAGGCGGCACCGGGCCTCGGCCCGTCCTACCCGGCGGGTCTGACCATCGGCTGCGACGGCCGTACGGCGATCGTCGGCCGCTCCACGGACGAGGACGGCTCCACGATCCATCTGTCCCGGCAGGGCGCGGCCCCCGTCGAGATCTACCGCCACCGGGAGTCGGCCGGTGTCGGCGACCTCTCGCACGACGGCTCGCTGATCGCGATCGAGCACACCGAGCACGGCGACGCGATGCACTCGGCGCTGCGCGTGGTCCGGGCGGACGGCACGACGGTCGCCGAGCTCGACGACACCAAGGGCGGCATGGTCGAGCTGGGCCTGGAGGTGATGGGCTTCGCCCCTGTCGACGGCGACACCCGGCTGCTCATCGGTCACCAGCGGGGCGGCCGTTGGGAGCCGCTCGTCTGGGACGTGGCCTCCGGCGAGGAGACCGACCTCGGACTCGCCGACCGGCTGGAGGGCGACCTGAGCGCCGAGTGGTATCCGGACGGCTCCGCCCTGCTCGTGGACCACAGCTTCGAGGCCCGCAGCGAGCTGTTCCGCTACGACCTGGCGTCCCGTCGCCTGGAGCGCGTGGACACCCCGAAGGGCACGGTGTCCGGGGCCACGGTCCGCCCCGACGGCAGCGTGGAGTACCTGTGGTCCTCGGCCGCCGAACCGCCGGTCGTCCGCTCCACGACAGGCAGGGTCGTCCTTGACCCGCCGGGGACGAAGTCCCCCGGCTCGGTGCCGGTGGAGGATGTCTGGGTGGAGAGCCCCGGCGGCCGCGTCCACGCCCTCGTGCAGCGCCCGGCCGGCGTTTCCGGGCCGTACCCCACCGTCTTCGACATCCACGGCGGCCCGACCTGGCACGACAGCGACGCGTTCGCCGCCGGCCCGGCGGCCTGGCTGGACCACGGGTACGCGGTGATCCGTATCAACTACCGCGGCTCCACGGGTTACGGCCGGGCCTGGACCGACGCCCTGAAGCACCGGGTCGGTCTGATCGAGCTGGAGGACATCGCGGCGGTCCGGGAGTGGGCGGTGAGCTCCGGCGTCGCCGATCCCGACCGTCTCATCCTCACGGGCGGTTCCTGGGGCGGCTACCTCACCCTTCTCGGCCTCGGCGTCGAGCCGGACGCCTGGACGCTCGGCATCGCGGCCGTTCCCGTCGCCGACTACGTCACCGCGTACCACGACGAGATGGAGGCGCTGAAGGCCATGGACCGCACGCTCCTCGGCGGCACGCCCGAGGAGGTTCCTGAGCGCTTCGAGGCCTCGTCCCCCCTGACCTACGTCGACGCGGTGAAGTCTCCCGTCTACATCTCCGCCGGCGTCAACGACCCCCGCTGCCCCATCCGCCAGATCGACAACTACGTCGACCGACTGGCCGGCCGAGGTGCCGTCCACGAGGTCTACCGCTATGACGCCGGCCACGGCTCCCTGGTGGTGGACGAACGCATCAAACAAATCCGCCTGGAGCTGGACTTCGCGCAACGCCACCTCGGTCCACGCCGGTAACTTTCCTCGCCCCCGCCGCTCTTACCCGTCCCCTCCCAGGGGCTGCCTCCCCTTCGACCCCGGACGCTGAAGAGCTGGGGGGCTGGTTGTTGGGCGGGTGCGGGTGGTGTGTGGTTGCTCGCGCAGTTCCCCGCGCCCCTAAAAGCCCCGGGCACGCCCCACGCCGTCAAGGGGCGCGGGGAACTGCGCGACCAGCCCCCACTCACCCGCGGCCGAACAACCCACCCAAGGCCCCCGGGGTCGAAGGGGCAGCGCCCCCGGGATGGAACGGGCAGGGGCGGCGGGGGCGGGAAAAGCCCCGGGCGCACCCTCAGGCGGCCACCAACACCCCGGCCTCCTGGGACTCCGCCGCCGCCAGCAACGCCACCAGCGTCGCCCTGGCCCGAGCCACCCGAGACCGCACCGTCCCGACCGGGCACCCACTCAGCTCCGCCGCGTCCTCGTACGACAACCCCACCACCTGCGTCAGCACGAACGCCTCCCGCCGCTCCTCGGGCAACGTATTCAGCAGATCGACAAGCGCGACCCCGTCGTCGAACCCGGGCAGCCCCCGAGGCTGGGCGTGCTCGACGGCCAGCCGCCAGTCCGGCACGTCGGACAGCCGCGGCCGCGCCGCCGCGTACCGGAAGCTGTCGGTCACGGCCCGCCGGGCGATGGACAGCAGCCACGTACGGGCCGAGCACCGCCCCTCGAACCGGTGCAGGCTGCCGAGCGCCCGCAGGAACGTGTCCTGGGCGAGGTCGTCCACGGCCTGCGGGTCCGCGCAGAGGTGGGCGACGAACCGCTGGACGTCACGGTGCAGCGCACCGACGAACCGTTCGACGGCCTCCGGGTCCCCACCGCGGGCGGCCAGCGCCCAGGCGGTGATGGACTCGTCGGTCGTGGACCTGGCCTGCGGGATCGAGGCAGGCAGGGAGATAGGGGTGATCACCTGGTGTCCTTCTCGGGTCATCCGGGGTCCGGACCACGGACGCGGGTATCGAAGAGCGCGTCCACCGGTCCGGTGAGAAAGGGAAACCGGCCGTACGGCACGCGCGCGGGCGGCGTACGGCCGAAGCCCGAGGCGCATGCCGCAGCGGCCGCCTCGGGTCACCGGCTGTCGTCAGATGACAGCGGTCCCGGCGGGTGGACCCCGAGAGGTGATCGCATGGACGAGGAGGAGCCGTCGCGGCGAACGGTCCGACCGGCCGCGACGCACTCGCGGGCGCGGATGCTCCGGCGCGGCGGGCAGCGCGAGCGACAGCCGCAGCGGTGCGGCCAGCCAGCCGGCGACAGCCCGCAGCAGGGCGAAGGCGGCGCGTTCGCCGTACGCCAGCCACAGACCGCACAGCAGCGCGGCCAGCAGATGCGCGGCGAACATGCCGGCCGACGACGCGTACGCGGACGCGAGCGGGGACAGAAGCGACGAGGAGGACGCGGACGAGCCGTCCAGGAGGTACCCGGTGTGGTCCACATGGTCCATGTGACCGGCCGCAGCCGTGTGGACCGTGTGAATCATGTGGGTGGATCCCATGTCCGTGAGATCCGCCGAGCTCGTCGAAACCGCGGAACCCATCGAATCCGCGGAACCCATCGAGTTCGCCGAACTCGCCGAGTACATATGGCTCATGGGGGCCGTCGGGCCCGATGACTGCACCAGCTCGAAGCCCGAGTGGAGGGCGGTCTGGGCGGCGACCACGACGGAGGTGATCAGCGGGAGCCCGCGTTCACGTCCGGCCAGGCACCAGCCGACGGCACCGGTCGCGGCGGCCCCGGCGGCCATCGCCCACCAGGGGACCTGGGTACCGGACATCATCACGTGTCCCAGGGCGGCGAGCAGCACACAGACGGCCGCGAACATCGCGGCGCGTGTCGTGCGCGAACCCCACCCTGCGGTCATGGCGCCCCATCCTGGCATCCGGACACCGTCGTCACCCCGTCCCTCTTGAGTACGGATTTCCACCCGCCGTCGCACTCACGCCCTCAACAGTGACCTGGATCACGAAGGAACCGGCCGCGCCGATGAGGCAGTCTTCTGCCTCGTGGGGAGCCCTTCGCAACAGAGCAGCCGTACCGGTCCGGGCAGACAGGCGGGTCCGGCCGACCCGGCCGGGACGACCGGCCCGGACATACCGTCCGGTCCCGTCGGCGCGGGCCGGCAGACCGCCCCGAGCGGGCGGAGCGGACCGGCCGCCGACTCCGGTGCGCACATGGTCGTCTGCGGGGACGACGGGCTGGCGCACCGGCTCGCCGCCGAACTGCGGAACGTGTACCGGGAACAGGTGACGCTCGTCGTGCCGCCCACCGCCCGGGTCGCGCAGCGGCCGGTCGTCGGGCGCGCCCGCGGCGCCGCCGCGCTCCTGGACCGGGTGACGGCGGTGGTCAACCGGGCGGCGGGCAACGGCGATCCGACGACCGGCGACCGGACCAGCGACCGGACCGGAGACAGAGGAGA from Streptomyces sp. DSM 40750 includes these protein-coding regions:
- a CDS encoding S9 family peptidase is translated as MTESNGSTPQEQSGSMPDWEKRFRAPRVSLPDWAEDAPHRSLFVSNATGTYELYAWDRETGEQRQVTDRANGTTDGVLSPDGEWIWWFDDKDGDEFGVWRRQPFHGGPDEEAAPGLGPSYPAGLTIGCDGRTAIVGRSTDEDGSTIHLSRQGAAPVEIYRHRESAGVGDLSHDGSLIAIEHTEHGDAMHSALRVVRADGTTVAELDDTKGGMVELGLEVMGFAPVDGDTRLLIGHQRGGRWEPLVWDVASGEETDLGLADRLEGDLSAEWYPDGSALLVDHSFEARSELFRYDLASRRLERVDTPKGTVSGATVRPDGSVEYLWSSAAEPPVVRSTTGRVVLDPPGTKSPGSVPVEDVWVESPGGRVHALVQRPAGVSGPYPTVFDIHGGPTWHDSDAFAAGPAAWLDHGYAVIRINYRGSTGYGRAWTDALKHRVGLIELEDIAAVREWAVSSGVADPDRLILTGGSWGGYLTLLGLGVEPDAWTLGIAAVPVADYVTAYHDEMEALKAMDRTLLGGTPEEVPERFEASSPLTYVDAVKSPVYISAGVNDPRCPIRQIDNYVDRLAGRGAVHEVYRYDAGHGSLVVDERIKQIRLELDFAQRHLGPRR
- a CDS encoding sigma-70 family RNA polymerase sigma factor, giving the protein MITPISLPASIPQARSTTDESITAWALAARGGDPEAVERFVGALHRDVQRFVAHLCADPQAVDDLAQDTFLRALGSLHRFEGRCSARTWLLSIARRAVTDSFRYAAARPRLSDVPDWRLAVEHAQPRGLPGFDDGVALVDLLNTLPEERREAFVLTQVVGLSYEDAAELSGCPVGTVRSRVARARATLVALLAAAESQEAGVLVAA